In Camelina sativa cultivar DH55 chromosome 17, Cs, whole genome shotgun sequence, the genomic stretch CAAAAGCCCAGTTTTCTCCTCAGCATCAACGAGTGAGTTAACAGAGGCAGCTGTACAATTCCCGCTTGTGGAGAAGCTAATATCGCTCAGCTCGTTTTGCCAAAAATGGTTCCTCAAGGCTTTAAGCTTTGGGTTAACCGTTGAGAAGCTCGGATCAGACAGCAGCTCTTGCAACGCTGTCTTTCCTTCTAAGAGACTCACCACCTGCGACATCGTAGGCCTTAGCGTCGGTGACGCGTTAGTGCACATCAATGCCACGTTTAACATTAACATGGTTTCCTCTTCTAAGTGGTCACTTAACGTTGGATCAACTAGCTCTAGCAATGATCCTCGCTCTTGCAAAACATAAGCCTACATGTatttgatgcaaaacataagcCTTACATGTACTTTGGTTTATTTATCATATAACTTGATGAAAGGGATGAACTGTTTACCCAATCAAGAAGGTAGACGAAGTCCTCGCTTGGCCTAAAGTTTGTGTTACTCTTTCCACTTACAATTTCGAGTGCAACAACACCAAAGCTATAAACATCTGCTTTCTCAGTCAAGTAACCACGCATCGCGTATTCAGGAGCCATATAACCTCTGCAATGCAGATGGACAAATATCAAAGTTCTGTTATAAGATATCTCTGCTTGAGCTTATGGGTAAAAAGAGCCTTACATAGTTCCAGCAATACGGGTACTGATGTGTGTGTTTCCATCATCATTCAACTTTGCCAAGCCAAAGTCAGAGATCTTAGCATTAAGATCCTTATCGAGTAACACGTTGCTTGCCTTTATATCTCTGTGTACAATCTTTATCCTAGATTCTTCATGGAGAAATGTTAGTCCTTTAGCTATCCCCAAACAAATCTTCTTCCTTGTTGACCAGTCTAGCTTCAGTCTACAACTCTCATCCTTTCCTACAAAGAAGATCACCCCACACAGATTTTGAGGATATGTTGTTCATATACTTGCACAGTTACAAATTCAAGAGAAGAAAACATACCAAATAGCGCACGAGATAGACAATTGTTCTCCAGATACTCATAGACCAATATCAATTGGTTTCCTTCAACACAACATCCATATAGCTTAACAAGATTTGGATGCTGTAGTGCTGAGATCATTCCTATTTCATTTACAAACTCTCGATTTCCCTGCCTCGATTTTGCAGACAGTTGTTTGACTGCAATCATTTTTCCCTCAGATAATTCACCCTGCAACAAGATAAGGCACCACCTTCTTAACATCTCTTCCAAAAATCTACACATCTTCTAGTTTATACTGTAAACGGTTTCATTAAGAAGCTAAGAATGTTGAAGAATACAAGTGTATTACCTTGTAAACAGAGCCAAATCCACCTTCACCAATCTTTTTTGTTATGTCAAAGTTATCAGTGGCTGCTTTTATCTGTCGTAGAGTGAAAGTTCCAGTTTGAAGATCTAAACCCCTTAGCTCTGTTCATCAATAGAAAAAATTGACATTTAAGCGCCAGGTTACATAAAAAGCACATAATAATATGCATAGATAAGCTTATACCTTTGTCAATAGCATTTTTATCACGCCGTTTTTTACAGAATACGCCAACTATGATAAACAAAAGAAGTGTTGCTGCAGCAACTGGTACCCCTGCTTTTAGTATGATAGCCTTAACGTCATGATATACCGGAGGTTTGAAATCTGCCACAAGCAAAAAAACAGTCATCAATCTGCCAAAGAGATCCCattgatttatataaatgtGCAATCAGAACAAAACTTACTGGGTGTCACTGATATAGCTGAAATCATAGGACCATATACACCTCTAATTGGAATGCCGGTTGTCCCTTTGCCAGCCCATCTCAAACCAATCTTCAGAGTATGGTCCTTTACATTTACCATAAACGATTTTATGACTGGCTTGCCTGATCCTCGAGctgcttcttgaatgttgaagTTTTTTATCACTAACTGATCCTGTGAGCAGATAAACAagaaataatacaatatattatgatttacatgtttttgtaaCGAGTAAGTAAAAGAATATTGGACTCCAAAGACGTACCTGAAGATAAATATCGAACAAACGTTTGCCAAGACTGTAAAATGTATTGTCATCGGTAAAGATGATCTCAGCAAAGTGGAGATTCACAGTGTAGTTCCCATTTCCAAGACAGAGTCCGTAGTAAGTCAACGATAAAGGAGAGACACGAGCTGTCCTATAAAGTCCAACGCTGGGAGAGGAAGAATTAACTGATAACCTGGACGTGTTCTGCACAGTATAATCATCAGCATCGTCATCATTGTCCATGAAGTTCCCTGTGCTGCTCAACGCCCAGTGCTTGTCAGCGCCAGCGAAGTACATAGAAGCACCTTTTGGCTCGTCATCAGCCTgatatatttttcctttatccACTTTTACTTCACCTCCTCCGCAATTTATGTACAATTTATATACGTCTACAAgaaaatttcactttttttaaTCAAGAACAAGGATAGTACCAGAATATGATGAACACAATAAAAGCGTTATTGTTGCTTACGATTTCTTTTAGGATGAACACAAGGGATGTTGTGAAGAAAACAGGTTGAACCCTTGTGTCTGCAACACCAGAGTCAGAGACAGTTTTTGGTCAGTTAAACTAATCATAACTGAAAGGACAAAGATTTAAGAGACCACTACAAAGATTTAAGAGATCATCAATAAGTTTTATATACAGAGAGATGGTTTCTTACGATTTGTTCCCCGTGGCGAAGCTTTCCACCAAATTCCTGGAAAATAGCATCACAAGATTGTTTTTTCAGCGAAGGTTTGAACAAAGATGTTTTGAATGTAATTGAAATTCAATAAACTTACGAAGTAACTCGGTTACATTCATGATCATTTGGAATTGAACTTTCATCAGTAAAGTTGTTGTAAGAAACATCTCTGCACATCAAGAAGAACAAATACAGTTTATTAAATCTGTATAGTAGGTACTTGGAATGTTAAAAGAGGCATGAATTCAtacacgtttttgtttatttcgaCAAAGTAGCTTGGAACACCTCCTGTCAACTTGTTTCCTGTCAAATAACTGATAGAGAAGATTTACAAAAACTTTCACAATTACGAAATATATTCTGTAACAAAATTTTCTACTCTCCTAGTGACGTACGTACTTACATGAAATCGgctttcttcatcttttcaAACGATGATGGAATCTCACCACTTAAGAGATTAAAACTGAGGTCACTACACAGTAAACATAACCAACATACAGAGTTCAGTACATGGaaatataaatcatttgaaaaaaacTCTTCTTTGCTCAATGTTTATACATGACTTACAGTGTTTTGAGATTCTTCATATCCCCAATATATTTTGGAATTGGGCCATTTAAATTGCATCTTCTCAGTATCCTGCGTTTCAAATAGATTAAACACGTTTTCTAGCAAAACTGCATCGAACATAACATACAGATTGTATCTCAACTCACAGCGACTTGATAGACTTCAAATTGCTCAATGGAGGGAAGGGAGACGGTTTGCCTCCTAAGTCACTAATCCTTCTATAAATCAcaacacaacaaagaaaaactatGTTGATAAATGACCTTGTGAGGTAATAAAACTTGAAATGTAGTAGTGTTTCAAGGGCGTACAAATCAGACAAGCTAGTCAATGTAGAGATGCTGGAAGGTATTGGACCATCCAAACCGCAACCATGCATCtgcctgcaaaaaaaaagacacttcTTTGGTTGGTATACCTTTCTTGAGGACAAGCAAGAACTTATGGAGAAAGATTCAATCTTACAGTTTCACTATTCTTGTCCAGTTGGCGATGAAATTTGGTACTGGTCCAGTGAAATTATTATCACTTATCCTCCTACCAACCCAACCCACACAAATACAATCATTATAAGTATTAAAGAAGTAATCCAAGAAAGACTTAAACTTTTCTGTATGTCATATCAACCATGTAAGACTAAATTCTCTCTTACATATCAGTAATGTTCTTGAGCAATCCAAGTTTTTCAGGCAATGGACCAGTGAAAGCATTCGAAGGTAGATGACTGAGGCAAAAGCAGAGAGGATGATaagttaaattaaataagaagCCAAACACACGcaagaagaaagatttgaaataaagaaagaaacttaaCAGTTTCTCCAAATGAGTCAACTTTGCAATCTCAGGAGGGATTGGTCCTGAAAACTGATTTCCTTCTAGGCTCCTGCGTAGTTTTCAGATGATGAATTGAACACATTCAAATACATATGTAGATGTGAAACTGTTAATGAACACATTCTAGGGTCTAATAAATACAATTCATgaaccaaaaacaacaacatacaaGTTTCTGAGAGTGGTAAGGCGGGTTATGACTTTTGGGAATGGACCAGACAGTCGGTTCCCCATGAAAGATCTGTGTAATGTACATCAAAAATAACCAGACagttaattaaaacaaaaactgaatgCATTACAGAAGCAGTTTTAATACACTTACAAATCTTCCAAGCGCATAGAAGCCCATTCCTTTGGAATGGAACCAGTCAGAGAGTTACGGCTAAGGTCCCTGCACCCCCCCCAAATTAGAAGAACTTAAGAACCAATATCTAGGGTTTAGAAAAGATCAAGTCTTTTTAGTTCGTTTACTTACAAAACTTTGAGGTGACGAAGCTTAGAAAACTCTGGAGGGACTATGCCTGATAAATTCTGCGACTTTAGAGCTCTGCACGACAATAATAAACCGGATATCAATAGTCTTTTCGGATTTAAACTCAAAACCAGATAGATAACCGATTTAAACCGGTCAAAGTTTTTTTATACCAGTATTAGTAAGCGATTTGACTTTCCTTGTTACTTTGACAATTTTGGTTTGTCAAAGTCAAACGGtcttctttttgaaaaataatttgctaacattaaatacaaatttttctAATTGGTTTTATAGTTAAGTCTAGTTAATTAGAATaaggcgaaaaaaaaaaacaaaaacgcgTTATTATCTTTTGAATCGTATATTCGGTCAACGGGTCAAACGACCAGCTGCCATTTCCAGCCTGGCAAAGTAATCTTTGTCTTCACAAATAAGacaaatcaaacttttttttgttttaatctatAGTTCACAAGTGTTTTTACATCCCACCAAAACTATAATTTGTAAGATAGCATCTGTCGAAAAAAAAGAGGTAAACAGTAAGACACTAGTAGTCAAATTCAGAACAAGTGtatgaaataatacaaaagaagaTTCTTATGTCACGTTTTAAGTcggaatttaaaaaaaaaaaaaatacaaatagaGGTCgatcaactttaaaaatataattcggaaatttctaaaaatatagttttattttatcatttcaaTATTACTAAAACAGGGTATATAGTATATCGTACTTATGGTTTAGTTGTTGTCATTAAAGTGCGAGTTGTGCAGTTAATGAAAAGATAAGTTAACCTTACTACCTAACCTCACCATGGAATTTAGTGGTTTTCCCCTCAAATTGTCACCATAAACTAGCGCCACTACTCTGTTTTACCTTTAAGTAAAAATGCTAATTATTCCATTGGAAAAAAGAAATTCTAAAGTCTAAACTGTGGAATTCTCGAAACTGACGGTTAAATCCCCCATATACATTGACTTGTCACCGACACGAGTATTGAACTAAAACTCTTTTGTATATTccaaaaaatgggaaaaatcgATAAAGAAGATAAGAAAGGCAAAGAGAGTAGagtaagatgaagaagaagaagaggagac encodes the following:
- the LOC104754935 gene encoding probable LRR receptor-like serine/threonine-protein kinase At1g07650 isoform X3 encodes the protein MISLHRIYFIIVLFTLIFHGRLGFSDNTKLHEAEVRALKEIGKKLGKKDWNFNKDPCSGEGNWVDTSFTTKEFESNLTCDCSYPPPNSSCHVIRIALKSQNLSGIVPPEFSKLRHLKVLDLSRNSLTGSIPKEWASMRLEDLSFMGNRLSGPFPKVITRLTTLRNLSLEGNQFSGPIPPEIAKLTHLEKLHLPSNAFTGPLPEKLGLLKNITDMRISDNNFTGPVPNFIANWTRIVKLQMHGCGLDGPIPSSISTLTSLSDLRISDLGGKPSPFPPLSNLKSIKSLILRRCNLNGPIPKYIGDMKNLKTLDLSFNLLSGEIPSSFEKMKKADFIYLTGNKLTGGVPSYFVEINKNVDVSYNNFTDESSIPNDHECNRVTSNLVESFATGNKSHKGSTCFLHNIPCVHPKRNHVYKLYINCGGGEVKVDKGKIYQADDEPKGASMYFAGADKHWALSSTGNFMDNDDDADDYTVQNTSRLSVNSSSPSVGLYRTARVSPLSLTYYGLCLGNGNYTVNLHFAEIIFTDDNTFYSLGKRLFDIYLQDQLVIKNFNIQEAARGSGKPVIKSFMVNVKDHTLKIGLRWAGKGTTGIPIRGVYGPMISAISVTPNFKPPVYHDVKAIILKAGVPVAAATLLLFIIVGVFCKKRRDKNAIDKELRGLDLQTGTFTLRQIKAATDNFDITKKIGEGGFGSVYKGELSEGKMIAVKQLSAKSRQGNREFVNEIGMISALQHPNLVKLYGCCVEGNQLILVYEYLENNCLSRALFGKDESCRLKLDWSTRKKICLGIAKGLTFLHEESRIKIVHRDIKASNVLLDKDLNAKISDFGLAKLNDDGNTHISTRIAGTIGYMAPEYAMRGYLTEKADVYSFGVVALEIVSGKSNTNFRPSEDFVYLLDWAYVLQERGSLLELVDPTLSDHLEEETMLMLNVALMCTNASPTLRPTMSQVVSLLEGKTALQELLSDPSFSTVNPKLKALRNHFWQNELSDISFSTSGNCTAASVNSLVDAEEKTGLLH
- the LOC104754935 gene encoding probable LRR receptor-like serine/threonine-protein kinase At1g07650 isoform X2, which encodes MRLEDLSFMGNRLSGPFPKVITRLTTLRNLSLEGNQFSGPIPPEIAKLTHLEKLHLPSNAFTGPLPEKLGLLKNITDMRISDNNFTGPVPNFIANWTRIVKLQMHGCGLDGPIPSSISTLTSLSDLRISDLGGKPSPFPPLSNLKSIKSLILRRCNLNGPIPKYIGDMKNLKTLDLSFNLLSGEIPSSFEKMKKADFIYLTGNKLTGGVPSYFVEINKNVDVSYNNFTDESSIPNDHECNRVTSNLVESFATGNKSHKGSTCFLHNIPCVHPKRNHVYKLYINCGGGEVKVDKGKIYQADDEPKGASMYFAGADKHWALSSTGNFMDNDDDADDYTVQNTSRLSVNSSSPSVGLYRTARVSPLSLTYYGLCLGNGNYTVNLHFAEIIFTDDNTFYSLGKRLFDIYLQDQLVIKNFNIQEAARGSGKPVIKSFMVNVKDHTLKIGLRWAGKGTTGIPIRGVYGPMISAISVTPNFKPPVYHDVKAIILKAGVPVAAATLLLFIIVGVFCKKRRDKNAIDKELRGLDLQTGTFTLRQIKAATDNFDITKKIGEGGFGSVYKGELSEGKMIAVKQLSAKSRQGNREFVNEIGMISALQHPNLVKLYGCCVEGNQLILVYEYLENNCLSRALFGKDESCRLKLDWSTRKKICLGIAKGLTFLHEESRIKIVHRDIKASNVLLDKDLNAKISDFGLAKLNDDGNTHISTRIAGTIGYMAPEYAMRGYLTEKADVYSFGVVALEIVSGKSNTNFRPSEDFVYLLDWAYVLQERGSLLELVDPTLSDHLEEETMLMLNVALMCTNASPTLRPTMSQVVSLLEGKTALQELLSDPSFSTVNPKLKALRNHFWQNELSDISFSTSGNCTAASVNSLVDAEEKTGLLH